In a genomic window of Methanobrevibacter oralis:
- a CDS encoding TATA-box-binding protein, translating to MTDVEIKIENIVASASIGKDIVLTEVSEALEGVNFNREQFPGLVFKLKDPKTAALIFSSGKLVCTGAKSIDDSKLAIKKTVDLMRTIDTKIPHEFEIKIQNIVASANLESTLNLEAVALELEDTEYEPEQFPGLVYRLSDPKVVLLLFGSGKVVCTGAKTRSDAKLGVERAYDRLSELDLI from the coding sequence TTGACCGATGTTGAAATTAAAATTGAAAACATTGTTGCTTCTGCAAGCATAGGCAAAGATATTGTTTTAACTGAAGTGTCTGAAGCTTTGGAAGGGGTTAATTTTAATCGTGAACAGTTTCCAGGATTAGTATTCAAACTTAAAGATCCTAAAACCGCAGCATTAATTTTTAGCTCTGGTAAGCTTGTTTGTACTGGAGCAAAGTCTATTGATGATTCAAAATTAGCAATCAAAAAAACTGTAGACTTAATGAGGACTATTGACACCAAAATTCCTCATGAATTTGAAATTAAAATTCAAAATATTGTGGCATCTGCTAACTTGGAGTCCACATTAAATTTAGAAGCTGTAGCTTTAGAACTTGAGGACACAGAATACGAACCAGAACAATTTCCTGGTTTAGTATACAGATTATCTGATCCTAAAGTTGTTTTATTATTATTTGGCTCTGGTAAGGTTGTTTGTACTGGAGCTAAAACCCGTAGTGATGCTAAACTTGGTGTCGAAAGAGCTTACGATAGATTAAGTGAGCTAGATTTAATATAA